A section of the Leishmania panamensis strain MHOM/PA/94/PSC-1 chromosome 3 sequence genome encodes:
- a CDS encoding hypothetical protein (TriTrypDB/GeneDB-style sysID: LpmP.03.0480), protein MFASSLRPTTSTTTRTPETVVDPRAALHAKALHQTAVSTRGRDGLTHVQLEQIDRRRSKPSLSEVEFDVGMTERLLPELPRLPALHEVHYGDAVVQELDRSTYFARRRHDSTRIATPSMMNASSSHPSADLAATPNDPAMIVINGETCVELSLDEDLGETSFAVFDAEAAEAAPATSDAPAPAPISAVAAASEPASSTAGGEQCVAANGDGGREKHDAAAVVCMGEAVDASDAPTPGNNSEDNNDTDEDGLSLPLNFGAERPWFVPASGVVQLHPLSSQDCALLLRFVLYLRQQTEANLVPSLRRALIDAEHQTTGTGVDGEKYAKGGDASATFEPPSPSSSIAADTSSRVRSSHLTLADVVRYLDTAPPPVIAFTESLPANRASPCATRPPPGSISPAFVFHLYLENISSQNALGHLAGLFGIPQRAFLTHTAASKMSCSTVLCAVAENRVRREHLLHLNTLRHPGFVMRVSDIREVDEDVCGSSDRSTGRNTSSSSSARLFVELARWQPLYHVEVLIRRVGSARSTANGAGLSTRQQIEHRLRAVQRVGAICFCANREASLARAATDVLHGFFRSALLNALQRQKAPVPLTRFLKRPNVATAQHAHHVSTDVTVRQVLKAFMQCNGDWQETVVRTPYVWRRRWINALRGLVWNTMASQRIRKAGREVCLGDIVLKPAYRDDVHRRGIMTVKAEHVMVVTTSAEAQAACMEDVFIPFLRGRYPEHLFADESTGHPIMTRRSMLALLRAMHAPQLLLGFTDEVRLLLDIRADVSPMLFRRLLGRPVEFEFAIMEDKPPMHALHFDAARLLTNDRWLAADGVKRLQSQPSSEIGIKDANSGNGNAPRVAALQQTRAGHLMPPSVVLEHTTLGARLASGILSEEFFSVPSADDYVVLGHAHRHLDGGLVHAAPHSDTADVGDRVYSVYIRAVVEHNLAGLSNMLREYFVLSGIETEADSSLQHKVHRMRRELDPETEVLTAPVYCSTCYNRDHDTQEQCAEYQYKRHRCGVQLDLAAAALHLGEEAQVGGTVRGDAVLPGVAGTLEDGHRGLARDEAAATDETLLMSPAKSMATTAAATTLAVAPMRTARTVCMRWRLRRRHDEQRWGVRLTKALHLVDIEDASLVREAAVWCSEAGDAGTSASTAAVAMPNEAEACPWPSSWISQSATLDEQTPPSSSSALRILRYLRAALHGSVNADTDAAPQQRDALAELLEHSPLIRLPPAASAAALPPSTETPATSQLRACKWRLTKVNAKPVTTQRDVAAVLLTEATKSREVWLTFEISIGTTTEGSDADVLTHAKPGASGSMGALSKCNNAVSTVQRGAVLQSTSAMPPEQRQEAEAAMRRALSGVSPDTRKWVQDLPHRVTVVLKKHRRDVQAHRSWGLQLDGSDMTLVNFAKLMSQFMTSSDARGKQGQGGGHSSVASIAPGNAFPRLHSSSSDNNNNERQSQRASKLLSDADPALRHLLNDMYRVVRIHNTPVRHKVEAARAMANFQASLDAVLPSADVVGQSSQLYSSNHLGAHANTSTSSEQLFLTLTLERKATSYRLCNSLATEQGLEPACAELNSCSDAPPSAAFPSPAAAAVVDAALLSGLATEHCPVRPITEVQLSRSVATVAINRLLLTSATMKKWGLRLQKGTRRLKAIQENEHFSFHVFASKKSQGTRIADTLRLLPSATAAATGATTRRAHHLYYVERVNRTAVRSHAELRQALQISTQQLTHQQQLGRGFTPLPALPPESVTLSVRQFPLLRLSATVRRGGVGEESALGPVGIQVDKRMQVVAVFAGSPMARALDEAAGPICSVRRLIRDRSDASCVMDNTPQVGSEAWWCAVQDVRLRQQLASVAAALSALSGSSAGGSAGDNDAEEVCMAVTGTTKAKKSVKRQWNYGMDEDDGDNGGGSDDAPEAHVTAATTEASPSAPVRQVPALSPSPAEDKSALRTILRDLAATAAHVQQQFCMCTMVDGVHMLQASVLQEFALAQLAKLEQHRGCTSSGTASSDDAAEAMVMLEAPGTELLQLQERLTAVHHEVRWEAVYAVESNRPLRTPADLAAAFAPGVAEETIILQQMIED, encoded by the coding sequence ATGttcgcctcgtcgctgcggccTACTAcaagcaccaccaccagaaCACCCGAAACGGTCGTCGACccgcgcgcagcgctgcacgcCAAGGCCCTCCACCAAACAGCTGTGAGCACACGCGGTAGGGATGGGCTAACGCACGTGCAGCTGGAACAGATCGaccggcgccgcagcaagcCGAGTCTCTCCGAAGTCGAGTTTGACGTGGGCATGAcagagcggctgctgccggagTTGCCCCGTCTGCCGGCGCTGCATGAGGTGCACTACGGTGACGCCgtggtgcaggagctggacCGCAGCACATACTTTGCTCGGAGGCGACACGACAGCACGAGGATAGCCACGCCATCGATGATGAACGCTAGTTCTAGCCACCCCTCAGCAGACTTGGCAGCCACACCCAACGACCCTGCCATGATCGTCATCAACGGCGAGACGTGTGTGGAGCTGAGCCTGGACGAGGACTTGGGTGAAACGAGCTTTGCAGTGTTTGATGCAGaggctgctgaagcagctccGGCAACCTCCGATGCTCCTGCCCCTGCTCCCATTTCGGcggtcgccgccgcttcaGAGCCTGCCAGCTCGACCGCTGGGGGGGAACAGTGCGTGGCTGCcaacggcgacggtggtCGTGAAAAGCAcgatgctgcggctgtggtaTGTATGGGTGAAGCTGTGGATGCGAGCGATGCGCCGACACCTGGTAACAACAGTGAGGACAACAACGACACGGATGAGGACGgtctctcgctgccgctcaACTTTGGCGCGGAGCGGCCGTGGTTTGTGCCCGCATCGGGGGTCGTGCAGCTTCACCCGCTCTCGTCGCAAGACTGCGCACTGCTACTGCGGTTCGTCCTTTATCTGCGCCAGCAGACCGAGGCCAACCTtgtgccgtcgctgcgccgcgcgctGATCGATGCCGAGCATCAGACGACAGGGACAGGCGTGGACGGAGAGAAATACGCCAAGGGGGGTGACGCTTCCGCAACGTTTGAGCCGCcatcaccgtcgtcgtccatCGCAGCTGACACAAGCAGTCGTGTCCGCAGTTCTCATCTTACCTTAGCAGACGTGGTTCGCTACCTGGACACCGCGCCGCCTCCGGTGATTGCCTTTACCGAGTCGCTCCCCGCCAACCGCGCAAGCCCGTGCGCGactcgccctccccccggcTCCATCTCGCCCGCCTTCGTGTTTCACCTGTACCTCGAGAACATCTCCTCGCAGAATGCCCTCGGACACCTGGCTGGTCTCTTCGGCATCCCCCAACGCGCCTTCCTGACGCATACAGCAGCGAGCAAGATGTCCTGCAGCACGGTGCTGTGCGCTGTCGCCGAGAACCGTGTGCGGCGGGAGCACCTTCTACACCTCAACACCCTGCGGCACCCGGGGTTTGTGATGCGCGTGAGCGACATTCGTGAAGTGGACGAGGACGTGTGCGGCTCCTCCGACAGGTCGACCGGCAGGAACACgtcatcgtcctcgtcgGCACGCTTGTTCGTCGAGCTCGCACGCTGGCAGCCTCTCTACCACGTCGAGGTACTGATACGGCGGGTGGGTAgcgcgcgcagcaccgcgaaTGGCGCCGGCCTCTCGACTCGGCAGCAGATTGAGCACCGCCTGCGCGCCGTGCAGAGGGTGGGTGCGATTTGCTTCTGCGCCAACCGCGAGGCATCCTTGGCGCGTGCAGCGACGGACGTGCTACACGGCTTCTTCCGCTCTGCACTGCtgaacgcgctgcagcgccagaagGCGCCAGTGCCGCTGACCCGCTTCTTGAAGCGACCCAACGTCGCAacagcgcagcacgcgcaccacGTCAGCACAGATGTGACCGTTCGGCAGGTGCTGAAGGCCTTTATGCAGTGCAACGGCGACTGGCAGGAAACGGTGGTGCGCACGCCATACGtgtggcgtcgccgctggaTCAACGCGCTACGCGGGCTTGTCTGGAACACCATGGCGAGTCAGCGCATCCGCAAAGCGGGGCGGGAGGTCTGCCTCGGCGATATCGTGCTGAAACCGGCGTACCGTGATGACGTGCATCGGCGCGGCATCATGACGGTGAAAGCGGAGCACGTGATGGTCGTGACAACGTCTGCGGAAGCACAGGCGGCGTGCATGGAGGACGTCTTCATACCGTTCCTCCGCGGCCGCTACCCAGAGCATCTCTTCGCCGATGAGTCCACCGGGCATCCGATCATGACGCGTCGGAGCATGCTGGCCCTACTGCGAGCGATGcacgcgccgcagctgcttctgGGCTTCACTGAcgaggtgcggctgctgcttgacATCAGGGCCGACGTCTCACCGATGCTCTTCCGCCGCCTGCTGGGGCGACCAGTGGAATTTGAGTTCGCCATCATGGAAGACAAGCCTCCTATGCACGCACTACACTTCGATGCGGCACGGCTGCTCACCAACGACCGCTGGCTGGCCGCCGATGGTGTGAAGAGGCTGCAGAGCCAGCCGTCCTCGGAAATAGGCATCAAAGACGCGaacagcggcaacggcaacgcCCCACGtgtcgcagcgctgcagcagaccCGCGCAGGTCATTTGATGCCCCCGAGTGTGGTGCTCGAGCACACCACCCTCGGCGCTCGCCTCGCCTCCGGCATTCTCTCAGAAGAGTTCTTCAGTGTCCCCTCGGCAGACGACTACGTGGTGCTCGGCCACGCCCACCGCCACCTTGACGGCGGCCTCGTCCACGCCGCCCCACACTCGGACACCGCCGACGTGGGCGATCGGGTGTACTCCGTCTATATCCGCGCGGTGGTGGAGCACAACCTTGCCGGCCTGTCCAACATGCTGCGCGAGTACTTTGTGCTCTCCGGTATAGAGACGGAGGCGGACAGCTCGCTGCAGCACAAAGTACACCGCATGCGGCGCGAGCTCGATCCAGAGACAGAGGTGCTGACAGCACCGGTGTACTGCTCGACGTGTTACAATCGAGACCACGACACACAGGAGCAGTGTGCCGAGTACCAGTACAAGCGCCATCGATGTGGCGTGCAGCTTGATctggctgcggcggctctcCACCTGGGGGAAGAAGCCCAGGTGGGGGGGACGGTGCGAGGagatgcggtgctgccgggGGTGGCTGGGACGCTGGAGGACGGGCATCGCGGCTTGGCGAGAGACGAAGCCGCGGCGACTGACGAAACCCTCTTGATGTCGCCTGCGAAGTCTATGgcgaccacagcagcggcgaccacgctggcagtggcgcctATGCGAACGGCGCGCACGGTGTGCATGCGCTGGCGGCTGAGGCGCCGCCATGACGAGCAGCGCTGGGGCGTGCGTTTGACGAAGGCACTTCACCTCGTCGATATCGAAGATGCGTCACTGGTgcgggaggcggcggtgtggtgTAGCGAGGCCGGTGACGCTGGGACTAGTgcatccacagcagcagtggccaTGCCGAACGAAGCCGAGGCGTGCCCCTGGCCCTCCTCGTGGATCTCCCAGAGCGCCACACTGGACGAGCAGAcgccgccgtcatcgtcatcagCGCTGCGTATCCTTCGGTACCTGCGTGCCGCACTTCATGGCAGTGTCAACGCGGACACAGACGCGGCCCCACAGCAGCGGGACGCGcttgcggagctgctggaacACTCACCGCTCATACGGCTGCCACCGGCTGCatcggcagctgcgctgccgccatccaCTGAGACCCCCGCGACGTCACAGCTGAGGGCGTGCAAGTGGCGCTTGACGAAGGTGAACGCGAAGCCGGTTACCACCCAGCGCGACGTGGCTGCAGTCCTGCTCACCGAAGCTACCAAGTCGCGCGAGGTGTGGCTCACCTTCGAAATATCAatcggcaccaccaccgagggCAGTGACGCTGATGTACTGACGCACGCGAAGCCTGGTGCGAGTGGCAGCATGGGTGCACTTTCAAAGTGCAACAACGCCGTCTCGACTGTCCAGAGAGGTGCCGTCCTGCAGAGCACCTCTGCGATGCCGCCAGAGCAGCGACAggaagcagaggcggcgatgCGACGTGCCTTGAGCGGGGTCAGCCCCGACACGCGGAAGTGGGTTCAGGACCTGCCGCACCGAGTCACCGTCGTCCTCAAgaagcaccgccgcgacgtGCAGGCGCATCGCTCGTGGGGGCTGCAGCTCGACGGGTCGGACATGACGCTCGTGAACTTCGCGAAACTGATGTCGCAGTTTATGACTAGCTCGGACGCACGCGGCAAGCAGGGGCAGGGAGGTGGTCACAGCTCTGTTGCCTCCATCGCCCCTGGCAACGCGTTCCCtcgcctccacagcagcagcagcgacaacaacaacaacgagcgTCAGTCTCAGAGAGCCTCTAAATTGCTGAGCGACGCTGATCCAGCGCTGAGGCACCTTTTAAATGACATGTACCGCGTGGTGCGCATCCATAACACACCGGTGCGCCACAAggtggaagcggcgcgcGCGATGGCAAACTTTCAGGCATCACTGGACGCGGTATTGCCGTCGGCAGACGTCGTCGGGCAATCCTCGCAGCTCTACAGCAGCAACCATCTTGGCGCACACGCAAACACCTCAACATCGAGCGAGCAGCTCTTTCTGACACTCACATTAGAGCGCAAGGCCACGAGCTACCGACTCTGCAACTCGCTGGCCACGGAGCAGGGGCTGGAACCTGCATGTGCTGAACTCAACAGCTGCAGTGAcgcgccgccgtctgcgGCGTTTCCATCcccagccgcagcggcggtggtggacgcAGCCCTTCTGTCTGGTTTAGCAACAGAGCACTGCCCGGTGCGGCCTAtcacggaggtgcagctTTCGCGCAGCGTCGCAACAGTTGCCATCAACCGACTGCTGCTCACGAGCGCGACAATGAAGAAGTGGGGGCTGCGCCTGCAGAAGGGAACGCGGCGGCTGAAAGCCATACAAGAGAATGAGCACTTCAGCTTCCATGTCTTCGCCAGCAAGAAGTCGCAGGGGACGCGCATCGCCGACACGCTGCGCCTACTcccctccgccaccgccgccgcgacggggGCGACAACAAGGCGTGCTCATCATCTCTACTACGTGGAGCGCGTTAACCGCACCGCTGTCCGCTCGCacgcagagctgcggcaggcgctgcaaATTTCTACCCAGCAGCTgacgcatcagcagcagctggggCGCGGCTTCACTCCTCTGCCAGCCCTGCCTCCTGAGTCCGTGACGTTGAGCGTCCGCCAgttcccgctgctgcgcctttcAGCAACCGTCCGTCGCGGCGGTGtaggagaagagagcgcgctTGGCCCCGTGGGCATCCAGGTGGACAAACGCATGCAGGTAGTCGCCGTGTTCGCAGGCAGCCCCATGGCCCGCGCTCTCGACGAGGCTGCAGGGCCCATCTGCTCTGTTCGGCGGCTGATCCGTgaccgcagcgacgccagcTGTGTCATGGACAACACACCACAGGTTGGCTCAGaggcgtggtggtgcgctgTTCAAGATGTGCGATTGCGGCAGCAGTTGGCAtcagtggcagcggctctCTCAGCACTCTCCGGCAGCTCCGCAGGCGGCAGTGCAGGTGACAACGACGCCGAAGAGGTGTGTATGGCAGTGACAGGCACAACCAAGGCGAAGAAGTCGGTCAAGCGCCAATGGAACTACGGTATGGACGAAGACGACGGGGACAACGGTGGCGGTAGTGATGATGCCCCTGAAGCTCACGTGACGGCGGCAACTACCGAAGCGTCTCCCAGCGCGCCGGTGAGGCAGGTACCAGCCTTGTCCCCGTCACCAGCTGAGGACAAGTCGGCTCTCCGCACCATCCTTCGCGACCttgctgccactgcggcaCATGTTCAGCAGCAGTTCTGCATGTGCACTATGGTGGACGGTGTGCACATGCTCCAAGcatcggtgctgcaggagttcgccctggcgcagctggctAAGCTGGAGCAACATCGCGGTTGCACGTCTAGCGGCACGGCATCCTCTGATgacgcggcggaggcgatggtaATGCTGGAAGCGCCAGggacagagctgctgcagctgcaggagcgtcTCACTGCGGTGCATCACGAAGTCCGCTGGGAAGCTGTGTACGCAGTGGAGTCGAATaggccgctgcgcacgccgGCAGACTTGGCGGCTGCCTTCGCGCCTGGCGTTGCGGAGGAGACCATCATTCTTCAGCAGATGATAGAGGACTGA